Proteins from one Clostridium cellulovorans 743B genomic window:
- a CDS encoding sodium-translocating pyrophosphatase, producing MQTFILSALCGCVALAFAYFLAIGIAKIKVTNAKMEEISNYIHQGAMAFLKREYKYLAVFIVILFIILSLAIDIFTAIAFVVGAIFSILAGYFGMQVATKANVRTAEAAKEGENPALKIAFSGGAVMGMCVVGLGVLGLSLLYILFNGKVIYLTGFGLGASSIALFARVGGGIYTKAADVGADLVGKVEAGIPEDDPRNPAVIADNVGDNVGDVAGMGADLFESYVGSLISAITLGTSLFSGKEGVTFPITLAMIGIIASIVGAIIARNSKGSNPQKSLNMGTYISGILTIIGTAVLSKVVFNDFKAFIAVASGLIVGLAIGKITEMYTSADYKSVKKIAAQSETGAATNIISGLSIGMLSTVFPIILIAIGILVAYFSMDGASDSTMGLYGIALSAIGMLSTTGLTVAVDAYGPIADNAGGIAEMSHMPKEVRQVTDKLDSVGNTTAAVAKGFAIGSAALTALALFASYAQAVDLKSIDILNPVTLSGVFIGGLLPFLFGALTMQSVGKAANQMVEEVRRQFKEIKGIMEEEAKPEYGKCVEISTAAALKEMLLPGILAIVIPILVGVLLGVEALAGLLAGAVVTGVLMAIMMANAGGAWDNAKKYIEGGAMGGKGSNSHKAAVVGDTVGDPFKDTSGPAMNILIKLMTIVALVFAPVLAQIGGVLLKLI from the coding sequence ATGCAAACATTTATTTTATCTGCGCTATGTGGCTGTGTTGCATTGGCCTTTGCGTACTTTCTAGCTATAGGAATTGCTAAGATAAAAGTTACAAATGCAAAGATGGAAGAAATCTCTAACTACATTCATCAAGGTGCTATGGCTTTTTTGAAAAGAGAATATAAGTATTTAGCTGTATTTATTGTAATTTTATTTATTATTCTTTCTTTAGCTATAGATATTTTTACAGCGATAGCATTTGTTGTAGGAGCTATTTTTTCGATTCTAGCAGGTTACTTTGGAATGCAGGTTGCTACAAAAGCAAATGTACGAACTGCTGAAGCTGCTAAAGAAGGAGAAAATCCAGCATTAAAAATCGCTTTTTCTGGCGGTGCAGTAATGGGAATGTGTGTTGTTGGTTTGGGGGTTCTAGGCTTAAGCTTACTCTACATATTATTTAATGGAAAGGTAATCTATTTAACTGGTTTCGGATTAGGAGCTTCATCAATAGCACTATTTGCAAGAGTTGGTGGAGGAATATACACAAAAGCGGCTGACGTTGGGGCTGATTTAGTAGGTAAGGTTGAAGCCGGTATCCCAGAAGACGATCCAAGAAATCCTGCTGTTATTGCTGATAATGTAGGTGATAATGTAGGTGATGTTGCAGGAATGGGGGCAGATTTGTTTGAATCTTATGTAGGTTCTTTAATATCTGCAATAACCTTAGGTACTTCTCTTTTCTCAGGCAAGGAAGGGGTTACATTTCCAATTACATTGGCTATGATCGGGATAATAGCATCTATTGTTGGAGCCATTATTGCAAGAAATAGCAAAGGGAGTAATCCTCAAAAATCTTTAAATATGGGAACTTATATTTCAGGAATACTAACAATTATTGGTACAGCAGTGCTAAGTAAGGTTGTTTTTAATGATTTTAAAGCATTTATCGCTGTGGCAAGTGGATTAATCGTTGGGCTTGCTATTGGGAAGATCACAGAGATGTATACATCTGCTGATTATAAATCAGTAAAAAAGATAGCGGCACAATCGGAAACTGGAGCAGCTACAAATATAATTTCTGGATTATCTATAGGAATGTTATCAACTGTATTTCCTATAATATTAATAGCTATAGGAATATTAGTAGCGTATTTTTCTATGGATGGTGCTAGTGATTCAACTATGGGATTGTATGGCATAGCACTTTCGGCTATAGGAATGCTTTCAACTACAGGGCTTACTGTAGCAGTTGATGCTTATGGTCCTATTGCTGATAATGCTGGTGGTATTGCAGAAATGTCACACATGCCAAAGGAAGTAAGGCAAGTTACAGATAAATTGGATTCTGTTGGTAACACAACAGCAGCAGTTGCTAAGGGGTTTGCCATAGGTTCTGCAGCATTAACAGCATTAGCTTTGTTTGCATCTTATGCACAAGCTGTAGACTTAAAGAGTATTGATATATTAAATCCTGTAACTCTTTCAGGAGTATTTATTGGGGGACTTCTACCATTTTTATTTGGAGCATTAACTATGCAGTCAGTTGGAAAAGCAGCAAATCAAATGGTTGAAGAAGTAAGAAGGCAATTTAAAGAGATTAAAGGAATTATGGAGGAAGAAGCTAAGCCTGAATATGGTAAGTGCGTTGAAATATCAACAGCAGCAGCTTTAAAAGAAATGCTATTGCCAGGTATATTAGCTATAGTAATTCCTATATTAGTTGGAGTTTTATTGGGAGTAGAAGCTTTAGCAGGATTATTAGCTGGAGCTGTTGTTACTGGTGTACTAATGGCAATAATGATGGCAAATGCAGGTGGAGCATGGGACAATGCTAAAAAATATATTGAAGGTGGTGCTATGGGGGGGAAGGGAAGTAACTCTCATAAAGCAGCAGTAGTTGGAGATACTGTTGGAGATCCTTTCAAGGACACCTCAGGACCTGCGATGAATATTTTAATAAAACTTATGACTATTGTAGCATTAGTTTTCGCTCCTGTTTTAGCGCAAATTGGTGGAGTGTTATTGAAGTTAATATAA
- a CDS encoding sensor domain-containing diguanylate cyclase gives MTPERTRKMQVIGCISFIIILYGIISMYSNYNIFIGHTSILISAQVISLLWFWEAIQELQGIRKRFMTLLAFSCMFSILSELLETIQSLIIPNIMIVGDLGKLASFIKGIIYIFAFAYLTCKTKKKNKITRDVLDIILICSVIIALSWKIYFSNINNIWSYFFSINSLRNDSWMIMINVISGLFLTLLFYSSRQSPFRNIIKKFVLVVIVYYISAILHIIFDQNDIVGSTIVNFLRVWFYMYLPIIATINPIESKEVDEEVIIGDSLELYIPAISFTILVINIHLMHRDIYVVIMIINSMIIFLKLSLMFRENKLLLKKYHELNSALGEIISARTNELSQSRQRYRSLFDMNPNAICSLDLDGIITSINPVFIELFEVDIKNNEVIVGLDVMSFMDESNQLKIKEHFELAKEGRRQNFDISFKLDQVKNLELKINLMPIIVNNIINGIYCVVEDVSELKKSNEKIEYMAYHDPLTNIGNRNYFLKEFSDTISKAEEAKRMPVLFFIDLDGFKYVNDTYGHFYGDKVLLSVSSRLKEVLKNSGQIFRQGGDEFTILVYHCEERKNIEILVQQILDTIRMPSNIFGDDIKVSASIGIVRYPSDGKNLDELMKKVDTSMYYIKERKKDGYYFYEDIEV, from the coding sequence ATGACTCCAGAAAGAACAAGAAAGATGCAAGTAATAGGATGTATATCCTTTATAATAATCTTATATGGAATTATTAGTATGTATAGTAATTATAATATATTTATCGGACATACAAGTATTCTAATTTCTGCTCAAGTTATTTCTTTACTATGGTTTTGGGAAGCGATTCAAGAACTACAGGGTATTAGAAAACGATTTATGACTCTACTTGCATTTTCATGTATGTTTAGTATATTATCAGAGCTATTAGAAACAATACAAAGTTTAATAATACCAAACATAATGATCGTAGGGGACTTAGGAAAATTAGCTTCCTTTATTAAGGGAATTATATATATATTTGCTTTTGCATATCTTACATGCAAAACTAAAAAGAAAAATAAGATAACTAGAGATGTATTAGATATTATATTAATATGTAGTGTTATAATTGCATTAAGTTGGAAGATATACTTTAGTAATATAAATAACATTTGGAGTTATTTTTTTAGTATCAACTCCTTAAGAAATGATAGTTGGATGATTATGATAAATGTAATCTCAGGTCTTTTTTTAACATTATTATTTTATTCATCTAGGCAAAGTCCATTTAGGAATATTATCAAAAAATTTGTGTTGGTAGTTATTGTTTATTACATATCAGCAATATTGCATATAATTTTTGATCAAAATGATATTGTAGGCAGCACAATTGTTAACTTCTTAAGGGTATGGTTTTATATGTACCTACCTATTATCGCTACAATTAATCCTATTGAGAGTAAAGAGGTAGATGAAGAAGTTATTATAGGAGATTCTTTAGAATTATATATTCCAGCTATATCATTCACTATATTAGTTATAAATATTCATTTGATGCATAGAGATATATATGTAGTAATTATGATAATAAATAGTATGATTATATTCCTAAAACTAAGCCTAATGTTTAGGGAGAATAAGCTACTATTAAAAAAATACCATGAACTAAACTCGGCTCTTGGAGAGATTATTTCTGCAAGAACAAATGAATTATCACAAAGTCGTCAGAGGTATAGATCTTTGTTTGATATGAATCCAAATGCTATTTGTTCTCTTGATTTAGATGGAATCATTACAAGTATTAATCCAGTTTTTATTGAGTTATTTGAAGTAGATATAAAGAATAATGAAGTAATAGTAGGGTTAGATGTAATGAGTTTTATGGATGAATCTAATCAATTAAAGATTAAGGAACATTTTGAACTTGCTAAAGAAGGGAGAAGACAAAACTTTGATATTTCTTTTAAACTTGATCAAGTGAAAAATTTAGAATTAAAGATAAATCTTATGCCTATAATCGTTAATAATATCATTAATGGAATATACTGTGTAGTTGAAGATGTATCTGAACTTAAAAAGTCCAATGAAAAGATTGAATATATGGCTTACCACGATCCACTTACGAATATAGGAAATAGGAATTATTTTCTCAAAGAATTTAGTGATACTATTTCAAAGGCTGAAGAAGCAAAAAGAATGCCGGTATTGTTTTTTATAGATTTGGATGGATTTAAGTATGTTAATGATACCTATGGTCATTTTTATGGGGATAAAGTTCTTTTATCAGTGTCTAGTAGATTGAAAGAAGTACTAAAGAATTCGGGACAAATTTTTAGACAAGGTGGAGATGAATTTACTATTTTAGTGTATCACTGTGAGGAACGAAAAAACATTGAAATCTTAGTACAGCAAATTCTTGATACCATAAGGATGCCTAGTAATATTTTTGGGGATGATATAAAGGTTTCTGCCAGTATAGGAATTGTCAGATATCCAAGTGACGGGAAAAATCTTGATGAGTTAATGAAAAAAGTAGATACATCAATGTATTATATTAAAGAAAGAAAAAAAGATGGTTATTATTTTTACGAGGATATAGAAGTCTAA
- a CDS encoding zinc dependent phospholipase C family protein, with translation MNTISHVVIANKINRDIENILGISMNRYSFVYGSVRPDLRRGKFDTTHYKEEAKDYVYKMIEKVFEDYEENWDSREFYVRLGEVIHFITDFFTYPHNKKYYEGARKDHHVYEFRQVMILFNRKKIKELKGLDASVPLLETLPEIFNYIDRLHVEYLASGPSEMIDCIFAYKVCNVLTTSILSLYMKKAAVIEATKDLALDYGTI, from the coding sequence ATGAATACTATTTCACACGTAGTTATAGCAAATAAGATAAATAGAGATATTGAGAATATTCTTGGAATTTCTATGAATAGATATAGCTTTGTGTACGGAAGTGTAAGACCTGATCTTAGAAGAGGAAAGTTTGATACAACTCATTATAAAGAAGAAGCAAAAGACTATGTTTATAAAATGATAGAGAAGGTATTTGAAGATTACGAGGAAAATTGGGATTCAAGAGAATTCTACGTAAGATTAGGTGAAGTTATTCATTTCATTACAGATTTCTTTACTTATCCTCATAATAAAAAATATTATGAAGGTGCTAGAAAAGATCATCATGTATATGAATTTAGACAAGTTATGATATTATTTAATAGAAAAAAAATCAAAGAATTGAAGGGGTTAGATGCAAGTGTTCCGTTATTAGAAACACTACCTGAGATTTTTAATTATATAGATAGATTGCATGTTGAATATTTAGCTAGTGGACCAAGTGAGATGATAGATTGCATTTTTGCATATAAAGTATGTAATGTATTGACTACATCTATTTTATCACTATATATGAAGAAAGCTGCTGTGATAGAAGCTACAAAAGACTTGGCTTTAGATTATGGTACTATATAA
- a CDS encoding cellulase family glycosylhydrolase, whose amino-acid sequence MKRLKKLTSIVASLMVASSFCFSTTQVKAAVDTNNDDWLHCKGDKILDKNGNEVWLTGANWFGFNCSENVVHGSWYDVKNLMKSIADRGIGLIRIPISSELLCSWMNGTPNPTSSVSADNSPYHTINADFYDPATKGTKDSMQIFDIMMGYCKELGIKVMVDVHSPHADNSGHTYPLWYGLETKTAGVITTDKWIDSLTWLVDKYKNDDTILAVDLKNEPHGKRNYKAEIPTDMAKWDDSTDENNWKYAAEKCSKSVLAANPNILVMIEGVEQTPKYDKGFTYATPDIWQSSDADSPYVRGWWGGVLSGVKKYPINLGDLNSQVVYSPHDYGPSVYNQVWFDKDFTRQTLLDDYWYNAWAFIDDQGIAPLLIGEWGGHMDGGKNQKWMELLRDYMIEKRINHTFWCINPNSGDTGGLIGYDWTTWDEAKYGLLKPALWQDKGKFIGLDHQVKLGSNGMSLNEYFNLTPTDPTDPTDPTNPTEPIVLPGDVNGDKVVNAMDYAILKKYLLNGSSVTINQANSDLNGDSKVNAIDFAKLKLLLLSK is encoded by the coding sequence ATGAAAAGATTAAAAAAATTAACCTCAATAGTTGCTTCACTAATGGTTGCTTCTTCTTTTTGTTTTTCAACCACACAAGTAAAAGCTGCTGTTGATACTAACAATGATGACTGGCTACACTGTAAAGGTGACAAAATACTAGACAAAAATGGAAATGAAGTTTGGCTAACTGGAGCTAACTGGTTTGGATTTAACTGTAGTGAAAATGTAGTTCATGGTTCATGGTATGATGTTAAAAATCTTATGAAGAGTATTGCAGATAGAGGTATCGGACTTATAAGAATACCTATCTCTTCTGAACTTTTATGCAGCTGGATGAATGGCACACCAAATCCAACTTCGAGTGTATCAGCTGACAATAGCCCATACCACACTATTAATGCTGATTTTTACGATCCTGCAACTAAAGGTACTAAAGACAGTATGCAAATCTTTGATATTATGATGGGCTACTGCAAAGAACTTGGAATCAAGGTTATGGTAGACGTACATAGTCCTCATGCAGATAATTCTGGACATACATATCCATTATGGTATGGATTAGAGACAAAAACAGCTGGAGTAATCACAACAGACAAATGGATTGATTCCTTAACTTGGTTAGTAGACAAGTATAAAAATGATGATACTATCTTAGCTGTAGATTTAAAGAACGAGCCTCATGGTAAACGTAACTATAAAGCTGAGATCCCAACTGACATGGCAAAATGGGATGATTCTACAGACGAAAACAACTGGAAATATGCTGCAGAAAAGTGTTCAAAATCAGTACTTGCAGCAAATCCAAATATTCTTGTAATGATTGAAGGTGTAGAACAAACACCTAAATACGATAAAGGCTTTACATATGCTACACCAGATATTTGGCAATCAAGTGATGCAGATTCTCCATATGTTAGAGGCTGGTGGGGAGGAGTATTAAGTGGTGTTAAGAAATATCCTATAAACTTAGGTGATTTAAACAGCCAAGTAGTATATTCTCCACATGATTACGGTCCATCTGTATACAATCAAGTTTGGTTTGATAAAGACTTTACTAGACAAACTTTACTAGATGATTATTGGTATAATGCTTGGGCATTTATTGATGATCAAGGAATTGCACCTCTTTTAATAGGTGAATGGGGTGGACATATGGACGGAGGCAAAAACCAAAAGTGGATGGAACTTCTAAGAGACTATATGATCGAAAAACGAATTAACCACACTTTCTGGTGTATCAATCCAAACTCAGGTGATACTGGTGGATTAATTGGCTATGATTGGACAACTTGGGATGAAGCAAAATACGGCTTATTAAAACCTGCATTATGGCAAGATAAAGGCAAGTTTATCGGGCTTGATCATCAAGTAAAACTTGGTTCAAACGGTATGTCTTTAAATGAATACTTTAACTTAACACCAACGGATCCAACAGATCCAACAGATCCAACGAATCCAACAGAGCCTATAGTTCTCCCTGGAGATGTTAACGGTGATAAAGTTGTTAATGCAATGGATTATGCAATATTAAAAAAATACCTATTAAACGGTTCAAGTGTAACTATAAACCAAGCTAATTCTGATCTAAACGGTGACAGCAAAGTTAACGCTATTGACTTTGCAAAATTAAAATTATTATTACTTAGCAAGTAA
- a CDS encoding exonuclease SbcCD subunit D codes for MKFLHLGDLHIGKIINNFSMIEDQKYILDKILEVLIERKPDALVLAGDIYDRSFPPTEAVMVLNNFLSKVVLEHNISVMAVAGNHDSGDRLHFGSDILSNSGLYIEGVFNREVKKIRLMDEHGPVNFYLLPFADSPVIREALADKEIKNLNQGMEAVLKKIYETMDGEERNVLITHGFVRGKEPLLESESERPLSIGGTDYVDIESFNRFNYTALGHLHGPQRVDREGKIRYSGSLLKYSFSEENHKKSIAMVELDKDGNTQVELIEVKPRRDMRTIKGELTKLLDPRVYKAVNTEDYLRVVLIDEGELIEPMAKLREVYPNVMVLERERIRGEELVITECGKNPREKSKLELFEDFYAFHTSNPLSEEKRNLIAKIIEDVEKESI; via the coding sequence ATGAAATTTCTTCATTTAGGAGATTTACATATAGGAAAGATTATTAACAATTTTTCTATGATAGAAGATCAAAAGTATATTTTGGATAAAATTTTAGAGGTTTTAATTGAAAGAAAGCCTGATGCTTTAGTTTTGGCTGGGGACATATATGATAGAAGCTTTCCACCAACAGAAGCAGTAATGGTTCTTAACAATTTTCTTAGTAAGGTAGTTCTAGAGCACAATATATCTGTAATGGCTGTAGCCGGTAATCATGATAGTGGAGATAGGCTACATTTTGGTAGCGATATTTTATCGAATTCAGGTTTATATATAGAAGGGGTTTTTAATAGGGAAGTTAAAAAGATTAGGTTAATGGATGAACATGGACCAGTAAATTTTTATCTTCTACCTTTTGCTGATTCTCCAGTGATTAGAGAAGCTTTAGCGGATAAAGAAATTAAGAACTTAAACCAAGGGATGGAAGCAGTTCTAAAAAAAATTTATGAGACTATGGACGGGGAGGAGAGAAATGTTCTTATAACTCATGGCTTTGTAAGAGGGAAGGAACCATTATTAGAAAGTGAATCAGAAAGACCTTTATCTATTGGCGGTACTGATTATGTAGATATTGAAAGTTTTAATAGATTTAATTATACAGCTTTAGGGCACCTTCATGGACCTCAGAGAGTAGATAGGGAGGGGAAAATACGATATTCTGGATCTCTGCTAAAGTATTCATTCTCGGAAGAAAATCATAAGAAGTCTATAGCTATGGTGGAACTTGATAAAGATGGTAATACACAGGTGGAATTAATAGAGGTTAAGCCAAGACGTGATATGAGAACCATAAAAGGAGAACTAACAAAGTTATTAGACCCTAGGGTTTATAAGGCTGTTAATACGGAAGATTATTTAAGAGTGGTTCTTATAGATGAGGGTGAACTTATTGAGCCTATGGCGAAGCTAAGAGAGGTCTATCCTAATGTTATGGTATTGGAACGAGAGAGAATAAGGGGAGAAGAATTAGTAATTACTGAATGTGGAAAGAACCCTAGAGAAAAATCGAAGCTAGAATTATTTGAAGATTTTTATGCTTTTCATACAAGTAATCCTCTTTCAGAAGAAAAAAGGAATCTTATAGCTAAAATCATTGAGGATGTAGAAAAGGAGAGTATATAA
- a CDS encoding AAA family ATPase, which translates to MRPVKLVLSAFGPYSGVTEIDFTLLGDKNIFLVTGPTGSGKTTIFDAICYALYGETSGNMRSGKELRSDFIDEKENHLTYVEFIFNVKGEDYYIKRVPQQMRKKLSGSGETMQNATIELRKLAKDEKPLTKDGDVKKSIDEIMGINAEQFRKIIMIPQGDFRDFLCASTKEKETILRKIFNTEPFKRIQDKLALGETKIRNTVNELTLGLRETFSLVDCGDNNNLKNLIINRATTGEIVDLLKEQLLKDINEENKLKLSIEELDKVKEEKLKVINEIIETNKKFDQKEEIKKLLTGLMNKKSEIIEKEKLLDSGIKAQKLLPFEKSYIERKQEQAQVMLANEKGQKDLDDAKVRFLRAEEELKGIENLKSATDEKKESFVKLTEWLKEVELLEEKKNAINKSSSVLERYRTQLKNEKENIISIEGIIETLLRKEKFIDENKLQHQKIIFKYKEMEENHKLLGELYKLSKFIVENKQVVKESSDKLKALEENLVKDKRVYEEKNDFIINSSSILLARELVEGEPCPVCGSKEHPSPRLVKGDIPTKEEMRALTSEIDKKQRDIIGLSAVINELQGKIFASMETLKQKNNELIVRKLLVEGLDIYDYDNVIAPVGKNIAKNKEQLRAQKEELEKEIDKSKHLTEEIDKNKGLLKGAKEKETKLNDLILEVSSKLAKEQEALQGIYLRVPKEYHEITSLSKAIEILDKEIKNNEILMEKLQNQYNDCKTYLEKAISTKEILEKNLEVATSQLENTYKQFEIELLKLFENAEEYKLASGTINEIERLELEIREYNDAIKLNNDIYMNLEKELGEAKKVDVTVLEEEINMIKGQIEDMRTMRDGISSRLKRNRDILNSALEKTEAIRTKEEEYKILGELANLALGKGAEKVTFETFVLGNYFDDVIASANIRLMKMTGGRFYLVRREEEGSSRGRKGLDLDIFDNYTGKARPVNTLSGGESFKAALALALGLSDEVQNNSGGIELNTMFIDEGFGTLDSESLDNAIRCLLDLEKSGRLVGIISHVDDLKERITSQLQIKVNAKGSSAEFKVW; encoded by the coding sequence ATGAGGCCAGTAAAACTTGTGCTTAGTGCTTTTGGACCTTATTCAGGTGTGACAGAGATAGACTTTACACTTTTAGGTGATAAAAATATATTTTTAGTTACTGGTCCTACAGGTTCAGGAAAGACAACTATTTTTGATGCTATATGCTACGCTTTATATGGTGAAACTAGCGGAAACATGAGAAGTGGAAAAGAACTTCGAAGTGATTTTATAGATGAAAAAGAAAATCATCTTACCTATGTAGAATTTATATTTAATGTTAAAGGCGAAGACTACTATATAAAAAGAGTCCCTCAACAAATGAGAAAAAAACTTTCAGGCTCTGGAGAAACTATGCAAAATGCAACTATCGAGCTAAGAAAACTAGCTAAGGATGAAAAACCATTAACTAAAGATGGGGATGTAAAAAAATCCATAGATGAAATAATGGGGATAAATGCTGAGCAATTTAGAAAAATAATTATGATACCTCAAGGAGATTTTAGAGATTTTCTATGTGCTAGCACAAAAGAGAAGGAAACTATTTTAAGAAAGATATTTAATACGGAACCTTTTAAGCGGATTCAAGATAAGCTTGCGTTAGGTGAAACTAAAATAAGAAATACAGTAAATGAACTTACTTTAGGACTTCGAGAAACTTTTAGTCTTGTAGACTGTGGCGATAATAATAATTTAAAAAATTTGATTATTAATAGAGCAACTACTGGTGAGATCGTGGATCTTTTAAAAGAACAGCTTTTAAAAGATATAAATGAAGAAAATAAACTTAAATTATCAATTGAAGAACTTGATAAAGTTAAAGAAGAAAAGTTAAAAGTTATAAATGAAATAATCGAGACAAATAAAAAGTTTGATCAAAAAGAAGAAATCAAAAAGCTTCTTACAGGGCTTATGAATAAGAAATCAGAGATTATTGAAAAAGAGAAGCTTTTAGATAGTGGTATCAAAGCTCAAAAGCTTTTACCTTTTGAAAAGAGTTATATAGAAAGAAAACAAGAACAAGCTCAAGTGATGTTAGCTAATGAAAAAGGACAGAAGGATTTAGATGATGCAAAAGTAAGATTTTTAAGGGCTGAAGAAGAACTTAAGGGGATTGAAAATTTAAAATCTGCAACAGATGAAAAGAAAGAAAGCTTTGTCAAGCTTACAGAATGGCTAAAGGAAGTTGAACTTTTAGAGGAAAAAAAGAATGCCATTAATAAAAGTAGTAGTGTTCTTGAAAGATATAGAACTCAGCTAAAGAATGAAAAAGAAAATATAATATCTATAGAAGGCATAATAGAAACTTTATTAAGAAAAGAAAAATTTATAGATGAAAATAAGCTACAACATCAGAAGATAATATTTAAGTATAAGGAAATGGAAGAAAACCACAAGCTTCTGGGGGAACTATACAAGCTTTCAAAATTTATTGTTGAAAATAAACAAGTGGTAAAGGAAAGTAGTGACAAGTTAAAGGCTTTAGAAGAAAACTTGGTTAAAGATAAAAGAGTCTATGAAGAAAAAAATGATTTTATTATAAATAGTTCATCTATTTTACTAGCAAGAGAACTAGTAGAAGGAGAACCATGCCCTGTCTGTGGTTCAAAGGAGCATCCTAGCCCAAGATTAGTAAAGGGAGACATTCCTACAAAGGAGGAAATGAGAGCATTAACCTCCGAAATAGATAAAAAACAAAGGGATATTATAGGTTTATCTGCTGTGATTAATGAACTTCAAGGTAAGATTTTTGCATCTATGGAAACTCTTAAGCAGAAAAATAATGAGCTTATAGTAAGAAAGCTTTTGGTAGAAGGTTTAGATATATATGATTATGATAATGTTATAGCGCCAGTTGGGAAAAATATTGCTAAAAATAAAGAACAGTTGAGGGCCCAAAAAGAAGAATTAGAAAAAGAGATAGATAAAAGTAAGCATTTAACAGAAGAGATAGATAAAAATAAGGGATTACTAAAGGGAGCGAAAGAAAAAGAAACAAAACTGAACGACTTAATACTAGAAGTATCTTCAAAGCTTGCAAAAGAACAAGAGGCGCTTCAAGGAATATATCTAAGAGTACCTAAGGAATATCATGAAATTACTTCACTTAGTAAGGCTATAGAAATTTTAGATAAGGAAATAAAGAATAATGAAATTTTAATGGAAAAGCTTCAGAATCAATATAATGATTGCAAAACATATTTAGAAAAGGCCATTTCAACAAAGGAAATATTGGAGAAAAATTTAGAGGTAGCCACTTCTCAACTTGAAAATACATATAAACAATTCGAGATAGAGCTATTAAAGTTATTTGAAAATGCAGAAGAATATAAATTGGCTAGTGGTACAATAAACGAAATAGAACGATTGGAACTTGAAATAAGGGAATATAACGATGCAATTAAATTAAATAATGATATATATATGAATTTAGAAAAAGAACTTGGAGAAGCTAAAAAAGTTGATGTGACTGTTTTAGAGGAAGAAATAAATATGATTAAAGGTCAAATAGAAGATATGAGAACTATGAGAGACGGTATTTCTTCTAGGCTTAAAAGAAACAGAGATATTCTAAACTCGGCTCTAGAGAAAACAGAAGCTATTAGGACCAAAGAAGAAGAATATAAGATATTAGGTGAACTTGCTAACCTGGCTCTTGGAAAAGGTGCAGAAAAGGTTACCTTTGAAACCTTTGTACTTGGTAATTATTTTGATGATGTAATAGCTAGTGCTAATATAAGGCTTATGAAAATGACAGGGGGAAGATTTTATCTTGTAAGGCGAGAGGAAGAGGGCAGTTCTAGAGGTAGAAAAGGTTTGGATTTAGATATTTTTGATAATTATACAGGAAAAGCTCGTCCGGTAAATACTTTATCAGGAGGAGAGAGTTTTAAAGCGGCATTAGCTTTAGCTCTAGGATTATCTGATGAAGTTCAAAATAACTCAGGAGGAATAGAGCTTAATACTATGTTTATAGATGAAGGTTTTGGAACCCTAGATTCAGAGTCATTGGATAACGCAATAAGATGTCTGTTAGACCTTGAAAAAAGTGGGCGTCTTGTGGGCATAATATCGCACGTAGATGATTTAAAAGAACGAATTACCTCACAATTGCAGATTAAAGTAAATGCCAAAGGTAGCAGTGCTGAGTTTAAAGTATGGTAG